The following coding sequences are from one Gossypium raimondii isolate GPD5lz chromosome 4, ASM2569854v1, whole genome shotgun sequence window:
- the LOC105767832 gene encoding thaumatin-like protein 1b: MEVQVIFALSLTIFFFHGAHSATFTFTNNCPYPVWPGTLTGQGPQLSSTGFELASKASSTLNVPAPWSGRIWGRTQCADTSGKFQCATADCGSGQITCNGAGAIPPASLIEFTLAASGGQDFYDVSLVDGFNLPLSVIPQGGSAGCGATGCPANVNAACPPELQVKGSDGGVIACKSACLAFNQPQYCCTGAYSQPSTCHPTQYSKIFKSQCPQAYSYAFDDKSSTFTCSGGANYLITFCP, from the exons ATGGAAGTTCAAGTTATCTTTGCACTTTCCCTTACCATTTTCTTCTTCCATG GGGCTCATTCAGCTACATTTACGTTCACAAACAACTGCCCTTACCCAGTTTGGCCAGGAACTCTAACAGGACAAGGTCCTCAATTATCCTCAACCGGTTTTGAGTTAGCCTCGAAAGCTTCATCAACTTTAAATGTTCCAGCCCCATGGTCTGGTCGTATTTGGGGTCGAACCCAATGCGCAGACACCAGCGGGAAGTTCCAATGCGCTACAGCTGACTGTGGATCTGGTCAGATTACATGCAATGGTGCCGGCGCAATCCCACCAGCGTCGCTGATAGAATTCACCCTGGCAGCAAGCGGCGGACAAGATTTTTATGATGTTAGTCTCGTTGATGGCTTTAACTTGCCTCTTTCAGTCATCCCCCAAGGCGGATCAGCTGGTTGTGGTGCCACGGGTTGCCCAGCCAATGTGAATGCAGCTTGTCCTCCGGAATTGCAAGTTAAAGGATCGGATGGAGGTGTTATCGCCTGCAAGAGCGCATGTTTGGCTTTTAATCAACCCCAATATTGTTGCACCGGCGCTTATAGTCAACCATCTACTTGCCATCCAACACAATATTCGAAGATCTTTAAGAGCCAATGCCCTCAAGCTTATAGTTATGCTTTTGATGATAAGAGTAGCACATTTACGTGCAGTGGCGGAGCTAATTATCTCATAACTTTCTGCCCTTGA